The nucleotide window GCGGGGCGATATGCCGCCGCGTTACCGGAGCCTCACCCGCGTGAAAGAGCTTATCGCTGCCGGGGTGAACGTTTCTGCCGCCTCGAACAATATCCGCAACGCCTTCACCCCCTCGGGCCGGGGAGATTTGCTTGAAATAGGGCTTCTTCTTGCCCACGTCGCACACATGACGGGCGCTGCCGAGCGGGTGGGGGTACCCGATCTATTCACCCACAATGCGGCTCGGGCAATGGGCATTGAAGATAGCTACGGCATCGCCCCGGGTAGGCCTGCGGATTTTGTTGTTCTCGATTCGCTCGAATGGGGCGATATCATTATCGATCAGCCCGAGAAGCGCTATGTCGTTAAACGCGGGAAGGTTGTCGTCGAGAATTGCCGCGAGAGTGTGTGGCGTGGCTAAAATAATGTGAGTCTGCCCCGCTTTACGCTCTCCTCGGGGCCTTGCCGCATTTCTATCGATTTGTGGCGAGATATTAAACCGCTAGTGTCATGAATTCGCCATGTACACCCAAGACTAACAACATATAGATCTTCTCGCCGGTGACCACTAAGCCCAGAAGCGGGATAATCCATCAAAAGCGATCAGCTTCAAGGCGAGGGCGACCAATACGCAGCGAAAGGCGAGAAGGAAATAGCGTTCATTTAAATTGCTTAGAGCAAACCGGCCAACTCTTGTTCCAATCACTGCTGAGGGGATCATGCACACCATCGTCAGGCCGTATTCCGAGAAGCTAAAACCAATCAAGGTGAAGCCGACTATTTTTAAAAGATTTCCGATAAAGCCGAAGAAACCAAGGGTGCCGACGATTTGCTCTTTGAAAGGTCGTCGCGGATTACGAGAACGCCAAGAATTGGCGCAATCACACCGACGATCATGTTGAGGAGACCCGTGATGAATCCAATCGGAACGAACGCCTATAAGGGTAGGTCTTTGTCTTTGAGGTTTCTGAGCTGACGTGTTCCAAGTGAAATTAGCACGAAGCTACCAATCAGGATTTGAATTGCCTCTGTCGGCAGCCCCTGAAAAAGCTCAAGTCCGAGCCACACGCCCAAAGGCATTAGAGCGGCAAAACGAAAAATGATGGGCCATGCCACATGTTTCCAGAGCAACCATACCCGCGTCGTATTGGAGGCAAGCTGGACTGTGCCGTGTACGGGAATAGCGGCCGCAGGCACCATGATTTGCAACATAATCGCAATTAGCGCTGTGCCGCCTCCTGCGCCAACGACCGCAGTTAGGGCCGATGTGCAGAACGCGGCGGCGGAGAGGAGCGCTATTTCGGTGGGCGACATATGATCCTTTCTCCGATTCGAAAACCCTAATCGGTTGTTGTTTATAGTCTCGCCTAAGATGTTGAGGCGGGGGCCTGCCGAGGTTTGCCGAGGAGCCGAATAGGAAATTAATTTTAGGTGGATTGGCCCATATTTGATTGTGGATCTAACATCTTTGTACCCAAGGCCAACAATATCAGAGCAAATAAACACGACAAAGCGCCGGAACTCTCGCGGGGGCGCTTCGCCGTGCCGAGGCGTTTGAAAACAAAAAAAAACGACCGGGGACTCATCGCCCCCGACCGCTAAAAATTTATTGGTTAACCGCTGATATTTTCTATGGCCTATCAGGCTTGATCGCGTTTGAAGAAGTAGGTACCCATTGCCACGATGGCGATGAGGTTTGCGATCAGGATATCCGTGATGTTTAGTG belongs to Nitrospinaceae bacterium and includes:
- a CDS encoding sulfite exporter TauE/SafE family protein; amino-acid sequence: MSPTEIALLSAAAFCTSALTAVVGAGGGTALIAIMLQIMVPAAAIPVHGTVQLASNTTRVWLLWKHVAWPIIFRFAALMPLGVWLGLELFQGLPTEAIQILIGSFVLISLGTRQLRNLKDKDLPL